The genomic interval TGTATTTCAATACAACAAATCCAGTACAATGGAGTTTGCGATACCAATCTAAAAAAGTATGGAACTAagttatttaaatcatttctctTAAACTATTTAGATTCAACGTACCATTTATTTCGTTTCTCTCTGTAAATGCGACCTGGGACATACAATACACGGGACACTTAATTTTAGTTCAAGGACATAATTTGTTTCAATTCTGGCATTGTTTATACGTTATTTTGTCCCGGAATGAATAACAGTTTCATCAAgtaaaataaagttgttttttcttCAGGACAGACGGGTACTGGAGTACTGGCATGCTAGTTCGAATGGCATTGTTTTACAGGCGGTGTGTTATTGGAGCATAAAACTGTATATCACTTTACTATGAATAACAACTTTAAACCATTTTGATGAGCCATCGTGCGCAAAAGTGTAAAATGTTTACCTTCAGTGGTTATAAGTTTTTTCTCTTGTGATAGCTACATTATAACCTGAAGCAGTTCCATGTCTAGTTATGTTATAATGGCAGTCAGTAAAAGTACAAATAGAATAACATTTGTATCAGTAAGTATATCAATATTAATAGCAACATTGTTCGTACTGCAGACTAAACTGAAAAGAAACTATTTTCTGCCTTTGACGATACAATTAAAGCGAAGTCAACTTTTTGATAGTTGATGTGTTGTTGGCGCTGGCTTGTCCGGTGCAGTAGTGGCGGAAAGATATGTTGCAACAACGAATAAATCCATACTTGTCGTGGAAAAACGCAGTCATGTTGGTGAAAATTGTTGACTAAATGATTATATTGATAAAGAAACTAAAATTCGTGTTTCTAAATATGGTGCGCAtctttttcatacaaaatacaaacatgtTTGGGAATATGTGCAACACTTCAGCGAATGGGTTCCGTACGAACATAAAGTTCTAGCTCTggttaaagaaaaatatgttccAATCCCAGTTAATATTGATACTGTAAATTCATTATTTCAACTTGATATAAATTCAGTTAAGGAAATGAATTCATGGTTAAAAATGAACAGGTACATTATAATCGTACACCATTGAATTCAGAGGAAATGGCATTGTCTCGTGTAGGATTAAAACTGTACGAGCTTTTGTTTAAACCATATACTTTCAAGCAGTGGAATAAAACTCCTGCTGAATTAGGACCTTCGGTTTTGGCTCGTATTCCAGTAAGAAACAACAGTGACAATCGTTACTTTTCGGATAAATTCCAGGCATTGCCGAAGAATGGCTATACAGAACTCGTCAACAACATGTTAAATTCACCTCAGATAACTATACGATTAAATATTGACTATTTTGATATCCGAAAAAGCATTAAATGtggaaaacatattttactgGACCAATTGACAGATATTACGCAAAAGGGGTTGGCCGCGCTGGAATACCGATCATTATCATTTGAACGtaaagttataaaaaaagttgACTATTTCCAACCAGCTAGTGTTGTGAACCATCCTAATCCCAAAGATAATTTTACTCGAATTGTTGAATACAAATGGTTTCCTAATCAGCAGCATCTATCAAACGACACTGTAATATTTATTGAACGTTCGACAGACGACGGCGAACCATATTATCCAGTTCCaaacaaaagaaaccaagatTTGTACAAACGCTACAAAGCATTCGCAAACAATAGTCTTTAGCATTACCATTTTAACAGTGATTTAAAGGTTATGTCTGTACACTATACTAACGACAATTTTAGTTGGCTGCAATTTGAAGTACGGGTATtcacatatatttacatttatcatatattttgtatagacaaaaaaaaaaaaaaaacaacgtttgttTCATAAAAACAACCGTTGTTCAATAATATCAAGACTGGCTCTTTCTGCGAGGTCGCATGCGCGATCTGAAGTCATTTACACTTGTCGTtcgaaaaaaatctttcaaaattggacaaAAGCATAAATTTTCTAAAGGAACATTAAGTACAACCTATATTTTTTTCTGacggtaaaaatgaaaaatgcatcGACACGAATATATGACATTTTCCTGAATatgatgatattttatatataactcAGAAATTGTATTTTCATTGGAAGGCGATTTAAATGATAGTTACATCTTATAAACAGAAAGCAAGTTGTAAGTTTTGATAAAGCTTCTTCTTCTCCAGCCACTTTCACCGGCGGAGTTTCCCAGGGTTCTATTTTAGATCCTTTACTCTTTTCATGCTATGTTAATTATATGATCCTCTGTATTGATTCTGATTGTAAGCTTGATTTATATGTTAATGACAGCACCTTACTTTTTCTCATCATAATCCagatattatttcaaacaaatccCAGAGTCTTAGTCAGATTGGCTTGTTGATAATAAGTTATCTCTACATCCAGGAATAAACAGAATGTGTGCTTTCTTCCtaagaacaaataaaaaaaattactaaacACTTCCAGGCTGAACACAGCATTGTATGTAATGGATATAGAATCTATGAAGCAAGTCAGATATATTGGTTTTAATATTGAAACTATTTTGTCTGGTGAAGCAATTGTTATATTGCCtccaaaataaattcaaaaacttaaaatcttaTACAGACAAAGTAAATGTCTATCATTGAATTGCAGAAAACTATTACTTTGTGCATTAATCAAGTTCCACTTTGACCATCCTTGTTCTTATTGGCATGAACGTTTAAGCCAATGTCTGAAAAAGAAACTGCAAACAGATTTAGTAAGAATATCATCAAGTTTTACTCCTTCGGACTTTTCAGGTTTGAACATGTTAGATATTGAAAACAGAGTAAAACTGCTATGACTAAATCATATGCATATGATTTTTACAACAAGTGCTGAGAATATATGAGAAAAACGTCAGAGTAATATAACACTAGATCAATTCAGTTTCAATAGTACATGAAGTggaactttttatttcaatggctCTAAAATTAGAATAGAGTGCCAGATAGTGCTTcctgtttaatattttattgaaattggaAAGGACAGCCATATAGGGGATAAGctgtcatatcttggtcagtttttcttttttttttctttttttttttgtttggtttaacgtcgcaacgttttggtaataaaacaataaaaatggtgtcaaaatggaggTAAGACTTTTGCCTTTAAACATcagtatttttatgttaattaactaatttgcatattcatgaatatcaattttaatg from Mercenaria mercenaria strain notata chromosome 2, MADL_Memer_1, whole genome shotgun sequence carries:
- the LOC123562721 gene encoding UDP-galactopyranose mutase-like produces the protein MVKNEQVHYNRTPLNSEEMALSRVGLKLYELLFKPYTFKQWNKTPAELGPSVLARIPVRNNSDNRYFSDKFQALPKNGYTELVNNMLNSPQITIRLNIDYFDIRKSIKCGKHILLDQLTDITQKGLAALEYRSLSFERKVIKKVDYFQPASVVNHPNPKDNFTRIVEYKWFPNQQHLSNDTVIFIERSTDDGEPYYPVPNKRNQDLYKRYKAFANNSL